From one Heterodontus francisci isolate sHetFra1 chromosome 17, sHetFra1.hap1, whole genome shotgun sequence genomic stretch:
- the LOC137379108 gene encoding aspartate aminotransferase, mitochondrial-like produces MMAMLCSCRILTTATHHPGLAVLSARASSLWSHVEMGPPDPILGVTEAFKRDSNPKKMNLGVGAYRDDNGKPYVLNSVRKAEAQITAKKMDKEYLPIGGLADFNKACAELALGDNSEVIKSGRYITVQTISGTGSLRVGANFLQRFYKNSREIYLPKPSWGNHTPIFRDAGLEVKSYCYYDPKTCGFDFAGAVEDISKIPEQSIILFHACAHNPTGVDPKPEQWKELAAIVKKRNLFPFFDMAYQGFASGDSNRDAWAVRFFLEQGINLVLSQSYAKNMGLYGERVGGFTVVCSDPDEAKRVESQLKILIRPMYSNPPINGARIASTIMNTAELRKEWLEEVKGMANRIISMREQLVSNLKKEGSIHNWQHITDQIGMFCFTGLKPEQVERLIKEFSIYMTKDGRISVAGVTSANVAYLAHAIHKVSK; encoded by the exons CTCCTTGTGGTCACATGTGGAAATGGGTCCCCCCGATCCCATCCTTGGAGTTACTGAAGCTTTCAAGCGTGACAGCAACCCCAAGAAAATGAACTTGGGCGTTGGTGCATACCGTGATGACAACGGGAAGCCGTACGTGTTGAACTCTGTCAGAAAG GCCGAGGCTCAAATTACAGCAAAGAAAATGGACAAAGAGTACCTCCCAATTGGTGGCCTGGCAGACTTCAACAAGGCCTGTGCAGAGCTGGCTCTAGGAGACAACAGTGAAGTCATCAAGAGTGGAAGG TATATCACCGTGCAGACCATTTCTGGAACTGGATCGCTGAGGGTTGGTGCTAACTTTCTG CAACGGTTCTACAAGAACAGCCGAGAGATCTATCTGCCCAAACCTTCCTGGGGCAACCACACACCTATCTTCAGGGATGCTGGCCTGGAAGTCAAAAGTTACTGCTATTATGATCCGAAGACCTGTGGTTTTGATTTTGCAGGGGCAGTAGAGGACATTTCG AAAATTCCAGAGCAGTCCATCATCCTGTTTCATGCCTGCGCCCACAACCCCACAGGAGTAGACCCAAAACCCGAGCAGTGGAAAGAACTGGCAGCCATCGTCAAG AAAAGAAATCTCTTCCCATTTTTCGACATGGCTTATCAGGGTTTTGCCAGTGGGGATTCTAACAGAGATGCCTGGGCTGtgcgcttcttccttgagcagggcATTAACCTGGTTCTGTCACAATCTTATGCTAAGAACATGGGGCTGTATG GCGAGCGTGTTGGCGGTTTTACAGTAGTCTGCAGTGACCCCGACGAGGCAAAACGGGTGGAATCGCAGCTGAAGATCCTGATCCGCCCCATGTATTCTAACCCGCCAATAAACGGAGCTCGCATTGCCTCCACCATCATGAACACCGCAGAGCTCAGAAAAGAATG GCTAGAGGAGGTGAAGGGAATGGCAAACCGCATCATCAGTATGAGAGAGCAGCTGGTGTCAAACCTGAAGAAGGAAGGCTCAATCCATAACTGGCAGCACATCACCGACCAGATTGGAATGTTTTGTTTCACAGGACTCAAACCAGAACAG GTAGAGCGTCTGATAAAGGAATTCTCCATTTACATGACCAAGGATGGTCGAATCTCTGTCGCTGGAGTCACCTCTGCCAATGTGGCGTACCTCGCACATGCCATCCACAAAGTCTCCAAATAG